A window from Pseudooceanicola algae encodes these proteins:
- the ugpB gene encoding sn-glycerol-3-phosphate ABC transporter substrate-binding protein UgpB, which translates to MKRILIAGLLASAATSAYAQTEVTWWHAMGGELGAKLEEIVEGYNASQDQYHVTPVYKGSYTDTMTSAIAAFRAGEQPDVVQVFEVGTGTMMAAEGAIYPVYKLMEDHGADFDPAAFLPAVVGYYTDTNGNMLSMPFNSSTPILYYNKDAFAAAGLDPETAPTTWEDVEAYSRKIMETGAAECGFTTGWVSWVQLENFSAWHNLEIGTNENGFGSMDSELTVNGAQQVRHWDNLATWQKDGLFKYGGPGGGADAAPAFYAGECAMYMNSSASRAGVVANTDFDLGIGMLPYYDDVEGAPQNSIIGGATLWVLEGQSDAEYDGVADFFSYLSSAEVQADWHQFSGYLPITEAAYELGQEQGYYEANPGTDVAIKQITLNAPTPNSKGLRFGNYVQTRAVIDEEFQALLAGDKTAQEALDAVVERGNALIKDFVDANG; encoded by the coding sequence ATGAAACGGATTCTGATCGCCGGTCTCCTGGCGAGCGCGGCAACCTCTGCCTATGCCCAGACCGAAGTCACCTGGTGGCATGCCATGGGCGGCGAGCTTGGCGCGAAACTGGAAGAGATCGTCGAGGGCTACAATGCCTCGCAGGACCAGTATCACGTGACGCCCGTCTACAAGGGCAGCTACACTGATACGATGACCTCGGCCATTGCCGCCTTCCGCGCCGGCGAACAGCCCGATGTCGTTCAGGTCTTCGAAGTCGGCACCGGCACGATGATGGCCGCCGAAGGCGCGATCTATCCCGTCTACAAGCTGATGGAAGACCATGGCGCGGACTTCGATCCCGCGGCCTTCCTGCCCGCCGTCGTCGGCTATTACACCGACACCAACGGCAACATGCTGTCGATGCCGTTCAATTCCTCGACGCCGATCCTGTATTACAACAAGGACGCCTTCGCCGCTGCCGGTCTTGACCCCGAAACCGCGCCGACGACCTGGGAAGACGTCGAAGCCTATTCGCGCAAGATCATGGAAACCGGCGCGGCCGAATGCGGCTTTACCACCGGCTGGGTTTCCTGGGTGCAGCTTGAGAACTTCTCGGCCTGGCACAACCTTGAGATCGGGACCAACGAGAACGGTTTCGGCTCGATGGACAGCGAGTTGACCGTGAACGGTGCCCAGCAGGTCCGTCACTGGGACAACCTGGCGACCTGGCAGAAGGATGGCCTGTTCAAGTACGGCGGCCCGGGCGGCGGTGCTGACGCGGCCCCGGCCTTCTATGCCGGTGAATGTGCCATGTACATGAACTCCTCGGCCTCGCGCGCGGGCGTGGTCGCCAATACCGATTTCGACCTCGGCATCGGCATGCTGCCCTATTACGACGATGTCGAAGGGGCGCCGCAGAACTCGATCATCGGCGGCGCGACGCTCTGGGTGCTGGAAGGGCAGTCGGACGCGGAATACGACGGCGTTGCTGATTTCTTCTCCTACCTTTCCTCGGCAGAAGTGCAGGCTGACTGGCACCAGTTCTCGGGCTACCTGCCGATCACCGAAGCGGCTTACGAACTGGGTCAGGAACAGGGCTACTACGAAGCCAACCCCGGCACCGACGTGGCGATCAAGCAGATCACGCTGAACGCGCCGACGCCGAATTCCAAGGGCCTGCGCTTTGGCAACTATGTCCAGACCCGCGCCGTGATCGACGAGGAATTCCAGGCGCTGCTGGCAGGTGACAAGACCGCCCAGGAGGCACTGGATGCCGTGGTCGAGCGTGGCAACGCGCTGATCAAGGATTTCGTTGACGCCAACGGCTGA
- a CDS encoding Crp/Fnr family transcriptional regulator, with protein MDASGEASWIERFEGLSRLPQDLRDELENGSRIVSIPAGTQIFAPGQSPEHLLMLLEGTVRVQQRSDTGRDVFLYRVHAGDSCVLSTACMLAFEENTADGTAETDIRAVAIPRATFDSLVAHSAMFREFVFRAYSRRITDLLTLVDDLVSRRVDVRLAGRLLELADARGRVHATHQVLGTELGTAREVISRTLAEFQRRGWIEQARGEIRLVEADRISAFLRGPDAA; from the coding sequence ATGGATGCAAGCGGCGAGGCCAGCTGGATCGAGCGGTTCGAGGGGCTGTCTCGCCTGCCGCAGGATCTGCGGGACGAATTGGAAAATGGCAGCCGGATCGTCTCGATCCCGGCGGGTACCCAGATCTTTGCGCCCGGCCAGTCGCCCGAGCATCTGTTGATGCTGCTGGAAGGCACGGTGCGGGTGCAGCAACGCTCTGACACCGGGCGCGATGTTTTTCTGTACCGGGTCCATGCGGGGGACAGCTGCGTGTTGTCCACCGCCTGCATGCTGGCCTTCGAGGAGAATACCGCGGACGGCACGGCCGAGACCGACATTCGCGCCGTTGCCATACCGCGCGCGACCTTCGACAGCCTTGTCGCGCATTCCGCCATGTTCCGCGAATTTGTCTTTCGTGCCTATTCGCGCCGCATCACCGATCTGCTGACGCTGGTCGATGACCTCGTGTCGCGGCGCGTCGATGTGCGCCTGGCGGGGCGGTTGCTGGAACTGGCCGATGCGCGGGGCAGGGTTCACGCCACGCATCAGGTGCTTGGCACCGAACTTGGCACTGCGCGCGAAGTGATCTCACGCACCCTGGCGGAATTTCAGCGCCGCGGCTGGATCGAACAGGCGCGCGGAGAGATCCGTCTGGTCGAAGCGGACCGCATTTCCGCCTTTCTACGCGGGCCGGATGCGGCCTGA
- the ugpA gene encoding sn-glycerol-3-phosphate ABC transporter permease UgpA — MQTKRMTFRSRWLPFLLIAPQLAITLIFFIWPAAQAIRQSFLREDPFGLSTRFVGLDNYTRLLDSPEYLESFRVTVIFSISTAALSMGLALLLAVAVDRVIRGNRIYTTLTIWPYAVAPAVAGVLWWFMFNPTIGILTYALKVMGIDWNDRLDGTHAMILVVIAASWKQISYNFLFFLAGLQSIPQSLREAAAIDGAGPVKRFFTVVFPLLSPTTFFLLVVNITYTMFDTFAVVDATTAGGPNRATNILVFKVYQDGFIGLNLGSSAAQSVILMGIVMLLTFVQFRWIERRVQY, encoded by the coding sequence ATGCAGACCAAACGCATGACCTTCCGCAGCCGCTGGCTGCCCTTCCTGCTGATCGCCCCGCAGCTTGCGATCACGCTGATCTTCTTCATCTGGCCCGCCGCGCAGGCCATCCGGCAAAGCTTTCTGCGCGAAGACCCATTTGGTCTGTCGACGCGATTTGTCGGGCTCGACAACTACACCCGGCTGCTCGATAGCCCGGAATACCTGGAAAGCTTCCGCGTCACGGTGATCTTCTCGATCTCGACGGCGGCGCTGTCCATGGGGCTGGCGCTGTTGCTGGCCGTGGCCGTGGACCGGGTGATCCGGGGCAACCGGATCTATACCACGCTGACGATCTGGCCTTATGCAGTGGCACCTGCCGTGGCCGGGGTCCTGTGGTGGTTCATGTTCAACCCGACCATCGGCATCCTGACCTATGCGCTCAAGGTGATGGGGATCGACTGGAACGACCGGCTGGACGGCACCCATGCGATGATCCTCGTCGTCATCGCGGCCAGCTGGAAGCAGATCTCCTACAACTTCCTGTTCTTCCTGGCGGGTCTGCAAAGCATTCCCCAAAGTCTGCGCGAAGCGGCCGCGATCGACGGGGCAGGGCCGGTCAAACGTTTCTTCACCGTGGTCTTCCCGCTTCTGTCGCCCACGACCTTCTTTTTGCTGGTGGTCAATATCACCTACACGATGTTCGACACCTTCGCCGTGGTCGATGCGACCACCGCCGGCGGGCCGAACCGGGCGACCAACATCCTTGTCTTCAAGGTCTACCAGGACGGCTTTATCGGGCTGAACCTTGGCTCGTCCGCCGCGCAATCAGTGATCCTGATGGGGATCGTCATGCTGCTGACCTTCGTCCAGTTCCGCTGGATCGAACGTCGCGTGCAATATTGA
- a CDS encoding DUF6691 family protein, with translation MRIVLYYFVGLLFGLGISVSGMINPAKVFNFFDVAGSWDPSLAFVMGGGLAVALPGFAIVQRGARPLFGSGFLMPQTSVIDLRLIGGSAVFGIGWGLAGFCPGAAIPALGTGQPQVFLFVAALLGGMWLARQPWRRIGSGTLRAKS, from the coding sequence ATGCGTATCGTTCTCTACTATTTCGTCGGCTTGCTCTTCGGTCTCGGGATCTCGGTCTCGGGCATGATCAACCCGGCCAAGGTGTTTAATTTCTTCGATGTTGCCGGATCCTGGGATCCGTCGCTGGCCTTCGTGATGGGCGGGGGGCTGGCCGTGGCCCTGCCGGGCTTCGCGATCGTGCAACGAGGCGCCCGCCCACTGTTCGGGTCCGGGTTCCTGATGCCGCAAACCTCGGTCATCGACCTGCGCCTGATCGGCGGCTCGGCCGTCTTCGGCATCGGCTGGGGCCTCGCGGGCTTCTGTCCCGGTGCGGCCATCCCGGCTCTTGGCACCGGACAACCGCAGGTCTTCCTGTTCGTTGCGGCCCTTTTGGGCGGCATGTGGCTGGCCCGCCAGCCCTGGCGCCGGATCGGGTCCGGCACCTTGCGCGCCAAAAGCTGA
- the ugpE gene encoding sn-glycerol-3-phosphate ABC transporter permease UgpE, with product MVENRPLLTFLSHLVMVLGVLFVAFPVWIAFVASTHEPGVFLSGVVPLLPGKAGWETYRQILFSGVDASGAPPIGLMMKNSLIMALSIAIGKIVISILSAFAIVYFRFPFRVAAFWLIFITLMLPVEVRIVPTFKVVADLGMLNSYAGLSVPLIASATATFLFRQFFLTIPDELAEAARIDGAGPMKFFRDMVLPLSRTNIAALFVILFIYGWNQYVWPLIITTDPDHYTLVMGIKRMVDVADSDPQWNYVMASVVLAMIPPVLVVVVMQRLFVKGLVEQEK from the coding sequence ATGGTAGAAAACCGCCCCCTTCTGACCTTCCTGTCCCATCTGGTGATGGTGCTCGGGGTCCTTTTCGTCGCCTTCCCGGTGTGGATCGCCTTTGTTGCCTCGACCCATGAACCGGGCGTCTTTCTGTCGGGCGTGGTCCCGCTGCTGCCCGGCAAGGCGGGATGGGAGACCTATCGCCAGATCCTGTTTTCCGGCGTCGATGCCTCTGGCGCGCCGCCGATCGGGCTGATGATGAAGAATTCGCTGATCATGGCGCTGTCGATTGCCATCGGCAAGATCGTCATCTCGATCCTGTCGGCCTTTGCCATCGTCTATTTCCGCTTTCCCTTCCGGGTCGCGGCCTTCTGGCTGATCTTCATCACGCTGATGCTGCCGGTCGAGGTGCGCATCGTGCCGACCTTCAAGGTGGTCGCGGATCTGGGGATGCTGAACAGCTATGCCGGCCTGTCGGTGCCGCTGATCGCCAGCGCCACGGCGACCTTCCTGTTCCGGCAGTTCTTCCTGACCATCCCCGACGAACTGGCCGAAGCCGCACGCATCGACGGCGCCGGACCGATGAAGTTCTTCCGCGACATGGTCCTGCCGCTGAGCCGCACCAATATCGCGGCCCTTTTCGTGATCCTCTTCATCTACGGCTGGAACCAATACGTCTGGCCGCTGATCATTACCACCGATCCGGATCACTACACGCTGGTCATGGGGATCAAGCGCATGGTCGATGTCGCCGACAGCGACCCGCAATGGAATTATGTCATGGCCTCGGTCGTGCTGGCGATGATCCCGCCGGTACTGGTGGTGGTCGTGATGCAACGGCTTTTCGTCAAGGGCCTCGTGGAGCAGGAGAAATAA
- a CDS encoding YeeE/YedE family protein, with amino-acid sequence MTETAFTPLVSAAGGALIGLAAVALLALFGRIMGATGILAGAVIERPKGDTSWRWALLAGMVTAPLLYLITTGGLPVVTVTASTPMLVIGGLLVGLGVTFGGGCTSGHGICGMARLSPRSLVATVSFMIATLITVYLVRHVFGG; translated from the coding sequence ATGACCGAAACTGCATTCACACCGCTGGTTTCCGCAGCGGGCGGCGCGCTGATCGGGTTGGCGGCCGTGGCGCTGCTGGCCCTGTTCGGACGGATCATGGGGGCGACAGGCATCCTGGCCGGCGCCGTGATCGAGCGCCCGAAGGGCGACACGAGCTGGCGATGGGCGTTGCTGGCCGGCATGGTCACCGCGCCGCTGCTTTACCTGATCACGACAGGCGGATTGCCGGTGGTGACTGTCACCGCCAGCACGCCGATGCTGGTGATCGGGGGGCTGCTGGTCGGGCTTGGCGTCACCTTCGGGGGCGGGTGTACCTCCGGTCATGGGATCTGCGGGATGGCGCGGCTGTCGCCCCGGTCCCTGGTCGCCACGGTCAGTTTCATGATCGCGACGCTGATCACCGTCTATCTTGTCCGCCATGTGTTCGGAGGCTGA
- the ugpC gene encoding sn-glycerol-3-phosphate ABC transporter ATP-binding protein UgpC — protein sequence MAQITLSGVKKVYAGGVEAVKGVDLEIGDGEFVVFVGPSGCGKSTLLRMIAGLETISEGEIRIGDRVVNEVEPADRDIAMVFQNYALYPHMSVRQNLAYGLRNRRMARAEIDRRIADTAAILQITDFLERKPRALSGGQRQRVAMGRAIVRDPAAFLFDEPLSNLDAKLRLHMRAEIKQLHRRLSTTSVYVTHDQLEAMTLADRLVVLNGGRIEQVGKPLDLYRRPASIFVAGFLGAPAMNLFDAHVDGGVLRIGGARLAEGVAAAGHVTAGLRPEDITTTVRQGGNFRLDFVEELGALRLLHGVLQGQRTVIQTGLQGDLGPEMDLSMRAQDLHLFSKSDGQRLL from the coding sequence ATGGCACAGATCACCCTGTCCGGCGTGAAGAAGGTCTATGCAGGTGGCGTCGAGGCCGTGAAGGGCGTCGACCTGGAAATCGGAGACGGCGAATTCGTCGTCTTCGTCGGCCCCTCGGGCTGCGGCAAGTCCACCTTGTTGCGCATGATCGCAGGTCTCGAAACCATATCCGAAGGCGAGATCCGCATCGGCGACCGCGTCGTGAACGAGGTCGAACCGGCGGATCGCGACATTGCCATGGTATTCCAGAACTATGCGCTATATCCGCATATGTCGGTGCGCCAGAACCTGGCCTACGGCTTGCGCAACCGTCGCATGGCGCGGGCCGAGATCGACCGCCGCATTGCCGACACCGCCGCGATCCTGCAGATCACCGATTTCCTGGAGCGCAAGCCGCGCGCCCTGTCGGGGGGCCAACGTCAGAGGGTCGCCATGGGCCGCGCCATCGTGCGGGATCCGGCGGCCTTCCTGTTCGATGAACCGCTCAGCAACCTCGATGCCAAGCTGCGGCTGCATATGCGCGCTGAAATCAAGCAATTGCACCGCCGTCTGTCCACCACGTCGGTCTATGTCACCCATGATCAGCTCGAGGCGATGACCCTTGCGGATCGCCTTGTGGTGCTGAACGGCGGGCGGATCGAACAGGTGGGCAAGCCGCTTGATCTGTATCGGCGCCCGGCCTCGATCTTTGTGGCCGGCTTCCTTGGCGCGCCGGCGATGAACCTCTTTGACGCCCATGTCGATGGCGGTGTGCTGCGCATCGGTGGCGCGCGTCTGGCCGAAGGAGTCGCGGCCGCGGGTCACGTCACCGCCGGTCTGCGCCCCGAGGATATCACCACCACGGTGCGTCAGGGGGGTAACTTCCGCCTCGATTTCGTCGAAGAGCTGGGCGCGCTGCGCCTGTTGCACGGGGTTCTGCAAGGCCAGCGCACGGTGATTCAGACCGGCCTGCAGGGCGACCTTGGCCCCGAGATGGACCTCTCCATGCGCGCGCAGGACCTGCACCTGTTCTCGAAATCCGACGGGCAGCGCCTGCTTTAA